GACAGTTAACCTTTCTGGCCGGGCGTTGCCCGGCTTTTTCGCACGCATACCTTTTGCTAACCCCGCGATTTCCCGCCACAATATTGTATCTTTTCCGTTTACGCGTGACCCATGCAACGTCTACATGCCTACCCCGACATCCGCGCGATGTTTCGCCGCCTGCTGATCGCCACCCTCACTGGCGTACTGGCCGCGCTGGCCGTGGCCCTGTTTCGGCATTCTATGTATCTGCTGGAGTGGCTGTTTCTCAGTAACAACAGCGGCAGCCTGGTGAACGCCGCCTCCGCATTATCGCCCTGGCGACGGGCATTAACGCCTGCACTCGGCGGGCTGGCCGCCGGACTAATGCTGTGGGGATGGCAACGCTTTACGGCACAGCGCCCGCACGCGCCCACGGATTATATGGAAGCGCTGGAGACCGGCGATGGGCAGTTTGACTATGGGGCCAGCCTGGTGAAATCGCTCGCCTCGCTGCTGGTGGTTGCCAGCGGCAGCGCCATTGGCCGGGAAGGTGCGATGATCCTGCTCGCCGCCCTCGCCGCCTCCTTCTTTGCCCAGCGCTTCACGCCAAAATCAGAGTGGAAGCTGTGGATCGCCTGCGGAGCCGCCGCCGGGATGGCAAGTGCCTACCACGCGCCGCTGGCGGGCAGTCTGTTTATTGCAGAAATCCTCTTCGGGACGCTGATGCTGGCCTCCCTCGGGCCGGTGGTCATCGCCGCCGTGGTGGCATTGCTCACCACTCGTCTGTTAAGCCCCGGAGCCAACACGCTCTATGAGGTGCATCTTAGCCAGGCGCTCAGCGCAGCGGATTACTTTCTGATTGTCGGGATGGGGCTGATCGCGGGCGTCTGCGGTCCGCTGCTGATGTGGCTCATGACCTACAGCCACGCCCTGTTTTTGCGGCTGAAGCTGACGCCACCGTTGCAGCTGGCGCTTGGCGGGCTGATCGTCGGGTTACTGTCGATTATCACGCCTAAAGTGTGGGGCAATGGTTACAGCGTGGTGCAGGCCTTTCTTCTCGCGCCGCCGCTGCTGTCGGTGATTGCGGGGGTGTTTCTCTGCAAGCTGCTGGCGGTGCTGGCCAGTAGCGGCTCAGGCGCGCCGGGCGGGGTATTTACGCCCACGCTGTTTATCGGCATGGGGACGGGCATGCTGTTTGCGCAGATTTTTGCGCTGTGGTTACCGGGCTCTGAAACGGCGATTTTACTGGGGCTGGCGGGAATGGCGACCTTGCTCGCGGCGACCACGCATGCGCCAATCATGTCGGCATTAATGGTATGCGAAATGACCGGGCAGTATGTCTTACTGCCCGGCCTGCTGGTTGCGTGCGTGGTCGCGTCGGTGCTTTCGCGGACGTTACGCCACGACTCTATCTACGGACAACATACCGCCGAGAGCAGAGAGGTCGACGTATTGCGCTAACTCGCGCTGCTCGGCGCGCGGCAGGTAAGGCAGTTCGCCCACCAGCGGCCCGGGTAATTTTTTGCTGAGCACGTCAATGATTTCAGCGTAATGCGCCAGCCCCGGGTTAATGCGGTTCGCCACCCAGCCAATCAGCGGCAGGCCGTCGTTTGCGATAGCCTGGGCCGTGAGCAGCGCATGGTTGATGCACCCTTCCTGGATCCCCACCACCATCACCACCGGCAGCTGTTCCTGCACCACCCACTCCGAGAGCGGACGCAAATCGTTCATCAGGCTGCGCCAGCCGCCGGTGCCTTCAACCACCACGTGATCCACTTGCGCGCTGAGGTTCGCCAGCCCATCGGATAACAACGTGTAATTGATCAGGCCACTGTGCGCCACGCTGCTTTCATCTTCGCTTAACGCAATCGGATTGACCGCATGATAAGGCAGTTCCAGGGATGAGACGCTTTGCAGGACCAGAGCATCTTTATTGCGCAGCCCCTCTGGCGTCTCTTTACTGCCTTTTGCGACCGGCTTGTAGCCTGCAACGCGTTTATTGCTCGCCGCCAGGGCCTGCAATAGCGCGCGGGATACAACAGTCTTCCCGACAGAAGTATCAGTACCAGTTACAAAGAAACGCTTAAGCATGACTCACTCCACCCCTTGGGTATGCTTTGAAAATATAAACCAGGTAAATAATTCAGTGGAGGAAGTCTACGGGATGCCTGCGCTACCCGGCTTGAGATAGCGCAATTTTTCGTACATCTCTGGAAAAGAGTTAACCCTGAAGCAAACGGATCAGTAAAGAACCGTTATACATTGCGTCTTTGACCAGCGCCGCGCCGGCCATAGTGCCCTGGTTAGAAAACTGGGTGCTTTCAACCACGATATTCTTGCTGTACGCGGGCAGAGATTGCTGGTTGATGCAGGCGGATATCGTCGGAAAGAGAATATCGGGTGCCTGGCTCAGCGGCGAACCAATCAGAATTTTTTGTGGATTAAAGAGATTGACCATGATGGCGAGGATCCGGCCCACGTTATTCCCCACGCCGGTAATGATGTCCTTCGCCAGCAGATCGCCCTGCTGCGCGGCGGCGCACAGGGAGTCGACGGTTAAGGGCTGGCCGTGAAGCGAGGAACTCATCGACTGGCTCAGACGCACCTGCGCCAGCTCCAGCACGCTTTCTACACTGGCAATGGTTTCCAGGCAGCCGTGGTTGCCGCAATAGCAGCGCTTACCGTACGGATCGACCTGAGTATGACCAATTTCAACCAGGCTACTGCTTCCGGCATGCAGCAAGCGTCCGTCGGTAATCACGCCGGCCCCGACGTTATGATCGATAACCACCTGAATCACGTCCCGCGCGCCGCGCGAGGCACCAAACAAGGCTTCCGCCATCGTCCAGGCGCTGATGTCGTGCTGAATATAGACGGGCACCCCGGTATGGCTCTCCAGCACATCGCCAAGGGGCATCTCTTTCACGCCGTCGTAAAACGGCATGCGATGCACAATGCCATTTTCCGTATCAATGATGCCGGGCAGGGTGATGGCGATCGCCGTCAGGCGCTCAAGGCGCTGCTGATGGCGTATAAAAAATTGGTCGATATGAGTGAGAATGGCGTCAAGGAGCGGCTGTTCGGCATCAAGCGGCAGATCCAGACGGTCTTCCACCACCAGCTTGCTGCTTAAATCACGCAGGGCAAGGAAGATTTCACCGCGGCTTATGCGCATCGAGAGGTAATGCCAGGCCTCGGTTTCGACAATCAGCCCTACCGCCGGACGTCCACGGCTGCCCGGCTCCTGGATTTCTGTCTCCTGAACAAGATGGGCTTCCAGCATTTCGCGAACAATTTTCGTGATACTGGCAGGCGCCAGTTGAGCCAGGCGCGAAAGATCGATGCGCGAAACCGGTCCGAGCTGATCAATCAGGCGATACACCGCGCCAGCGTTGGTCTGCTTAATCTGATCAATATGCCCTGGCTGACTATCAGCAACCACCTCGTACTCCCTTATTTTCGAGCTTCGAAATAAACTGTGGGCTATGGTGAAGCACTTCAATGGCCGCCGTCAAATTTTTACTTAGCCATGTGATTTACAGCACATTTCTGCCCTCTTTTCCCTGTATTTATCGCCCCTGTGAGGCGCTGATAAGCTGCTTTTTAAAACGCTGTGCCGCCTGGCTCAGTTCATGATGTTTTGACCACACCAGCCACATCTCAGAGACCGCATCCTCTTCGGCAAGCGCAACCCAGCGCATCTCGCGCAGCTGCACCCGCTTAAAGGAGGCCGGCAAGATCGAAACCCCCAGCCCTGCCGCCACCAGGCCGATAATCGTCATCGCCTCTCCCACCTCCTGGGCGATCGTTGGCCTGAGATCGTAGCGACGCAGTAATCCAAGGATATCATCATACAGGCCTGTGCCCACCTGCGGATCAAAAAAGACAAACGGCTCAGCTGCCAGCTCTGTCAGGGTGACGACGGGCTTTGCGGCCAGCGGATGATCGCGCGGGATCATCGCCATCAGCGGCTCGCGCAGGATAACCTCCCACGCCAGCGTGTCGGGGAGCAGAGTATTGCGCATCAGCCCGAGGTCAAGCGACCCCTCGTTGAGGGGCGAAATTTGCTCACGGGTATTAATTTCGCGGGTCTGAATATGCACGTACGGAGAGTGACGGCGAAACGAGGAAAGCGTGGCCGATACTGCACCGATAAAGGGTGCCGAGGAGGTAAAACCGATGCGTAACTCCCCCGTTTCGCCCAGGTACAGGCGTTCCGCCCTGGCGGCGGCGTCGTTCACCAGGCCCAGAATGTGTCGGCTATCGGCAAGAAACTGCCTGCCCGCCGCGGTCAGGCTTACGCTGCGGTTAGTCCTGGCGAGCAGGCGTGCACCAATCTGCTGCTCGAGGATCTGAATTTGCTGGCTCAACGGGGGCTGGGAGATATTCAGACGCGCGGCGGCGCGGCCAAAATGCAGCTCCTCAGCGACCGCGACGAAGTAACGTAGGTGACGCAGCTCGATATTCATATTTATAAAGTATCATTTGAGATTATTAATATATTAGACAGAATATTTACATTTTCCTACTCTGATCCTGTGATCATATTCGTCACCCGTCATCCCGGGGATGTTAAGCAAGGAAACCGTGTGAGTCGTACATCTACCCTCGATATCGATCCGGCAAGCGATATCGATGATTTACCCCCAGCAGCACAGCCGGTGCAGTTCATCAAACGTGGTACCCCTCAGTTTATGCGCGTCACGCTGGCGCTCTTTTCGGCCGGTCTGGCCACCTTTGCCCTGCTCTACTGCGTTCAGCCCATCCTGCCCGTTTTATCCCATGAGTTTGGCGTCTCGCCTGCCACCAGCAGTATTTCGCTCTCCATTTCAACCGGCATGCTGGCGGTGGGCCTGCTGTTCACCGGACCACTTTCAGATGCGATAGGCCGTAAACAGGTGATGGTCACGGCGCTTATGCTGGCGTCCGTATGCACGCTCTTGTCCACCATGATGACCAGCTGGCACGGCATTCTGGTGATGCGCGCCCTGATTGGCTTATCGCTGAGCGGCGTGGCGGCAGTTGGCATGACCTACCTCAGCGAAGAGATCCACCCGAGCTTCGTCGCGTTCTCGATGGGGCTGTACATCAGCGGAAACTCCATCGGCGGGATGAGCGGGCGTCTGCTGAGCGGTGTCTTTACCGACTTCTTTAACTGGCGCATTGCGCTGGCGGTGATTGGTCTCTTCGCCCTTGCCGCCGCGCTGATGTTCTGGAAAATTTTGCCCGCGTCACGCCACTTCCGCCCGACGTCCCTGCGCCCGAAAACGCTGTTTATCAATTTCCGTCTGCACTGGCGGGATAAAGGGCTGCCGCGTTTATTCCTGACCGGTTTCCTGCTGATGGGGTCGTTTGTCACGCTGTTTAATTACATCGGCTACCGTCTGATGCTCTCCCCGTGGCACCTGAGCCAGGCGGTGGTGGGTCTGCTGTCTGTCGCCTATCTGACCGGCACCTGGAGTTCACCGAAAGCCGGAGCGATGACTGCACGGTTTGGCCGTGGCCCCGTGATGCTGGTTTCAACCGCGGTGATGCTGCTCGGTCTGCTGATGACGCTGTTCTCTTCCCTGTGGCTGATTTTTACCGGTATGCTGCTTTTCTCTGCCGGTTTTTTTGCCGCCCACTCCGTCGCCAGCAGCTGGATTGGCCCGCGCGCCCGCCGTGCCAAAGGCCAGGCGTCGTCACTGTATCTCTTTAGCTATTATCTCGGCTCAAGCATTGCCGGGACGCTCGGCGGCGTCTTCTGGCATAACTACGGCTGGAACGGCGTCGGCGGGTTTATCGCCCTGAT
This region of Enterobacter cancerogenus genomic DNA includes:
- the mlc gene encoding sugar metabolism global transcriptional regulator Mlc; protein product: MVADSQPGHIDQIKQTNAGAVYRLIDQLGPVSRIDLSRLAQLAPASITKIVREMLEAHLVQETEIQEPGSRGRPAVGLIVETEAWHYLSMRISRGEIFLALRDLSSKLVVEDRLDLPLDAEQPLLDAILTHIDQFFIRHQQRLERLTAIAITLPGIIDTENGIVHRMPFYDGVKEMPLGDVLESHTGVPVYIQHDISAWTMAEALFGASRGARDVIQVVIDHNVGAGVITDGRLLHAGSSSLVEIGHTQVDPYGKRCYCGNHGCLETIASVESVLELAQVRLSQSMSSSLHGQPLTVDSLCAAAQQGDLLAKDIITGVGNNVGRILAIMVNLFNPQKILIGSPLSQAPDILFPTISACINQQSLPAYSKNIVVESTQFSNQGTMAGAALVKDAMYNGSLLIRLLQG
- the clcB gene encoding voltage-gated ClC-type chloride channel ClcB, with amino-acid sequence MQRLHAYPDIRAMFRRLLIATLTGVLAALAVALFRHSMYLLEWLFLSNNSGSLVNAASALSPWRRALTPALGGLAAGLMLWGWQRFTAQRPHAPTDYMEALETGDGQFDYGASLVKSLASLLVVASGSAIGREGAMILLAALAASFFAQRFTPKSEWKLWIACGAAAGMASAYHAPLAGSLFIAEILFGTLMLASLGPVVIAAVVALLTTRLLSPGANTLYEVHLSQALSAADYFLIVGMGLIAGVCGPLLMWLMTYSHALFLRLKLTPPLQLALGGLIVGLLSIITPKVWGNGYSVVQAFLLAPPLLSVIAGVFLCKLLAVLASSGSGAPGGVFTPTLFIGMGTGMLFAQIFALWLPGSETAILLGLAGMATLLAATTHAPIMSALMVCEMTGQYVLLPGLLVACVVASVLSRTLRHDSIYGQHTAESREVDVLR
- a CDS encoding MFS transporter, encoding MSRTSTLDIDPASDIDDLPPAAQPVQFIKRGTPQFMRVTLALFSAGLATFALLYCVQPILPVLSHEFGVSPATSSISLSISTGMLAVGLLFTGPLSDAIGRKQVMVTALMLASVCTLLSTMMTSWHGILVMRALIGLSLSGVAAVGMTYLSEEIHPSFVAFSMGLYISGNSIGGMSGRLLSGVFTDFFNWRIALAVIGLFALAAALMFWKILPASRHFRPTSLRPKTLFINFRLHWRDKGLPRLFLTGFLLMGSFVTLFNYIGYRLMLSPWHLSQAVVGLLSVAYLTGTWSSPKAGAMTARFGRGPVMLVSTAVMLLGLLMTLFSSLWLIFTGMLLFSAGFFAAHSVASSWIGPRARRAKGQASSLYLFSYYLGSSIAGTLGGVFWHNYGWNGVGGFIALMLCAALLVGGSLHKRLK
- the bioD gene encoding dethiobiotin synthase; its protein translation is MLKRFFVTGTDTSVGKTVVSRALLQALAASNKRVAGYKPVAKGSKETPEGLRNKDALVLQSVSSLELPYHAVNPIALSEDESSVAHSGLINYTLLSDGLANLSAQVDHVVVEGTGGWRSLMNDLRPLSEWVVQEQLPVVMVVGIQEGCINHALLTAQAIANDGLPLIGWVANRINPGLAHYAEIIDVLSKKLPGPLVGELPYLPRAEQRELAQYVDLSALGGMLSVDRVVA
- a CDS encoding LysR family transcriptional regulator, which translates into the protein MNIELRHLRYFVAVAEELHFGRAAARLNISQPPLSQQIQILEQQIGARLLARTNRSVSLTAAGRQFLADSRHILGLVNDAAARAERLYLGETGELRIGFTSSAPFIGAVSATLSSFRRHSPYVHIQTREINTREQISPLNEGSLDLGLMRNTLLPDTLAWEVILREPLMAMIPRDHPLAAKPVVTLTELAAEPFVFFDPQVGTGLYDDILGLLRRYDLRPTIAQEVGEAMTIIGLVAAGLGVSILPASFKRVQLREMRWVALAEEDAVSEMWLVWSKHHELSQAAQRFKKQLISASQGR